The Streptomyces sp. NBC_00659 genomic interval GACCGGTACGGATGTCGAGGAGTTCCTCCAGACCGGTACGGCCGGCGACTCCCCCGAACTCGCCGCGGCCCGCCGCCGTCACCCCTCCCACCCGGACTTCGTCCCGGCCCAGTCACCGGTGGTCAACGACCACGAACGCACGGTGGCCCGCCTGGAGGAGCTCGCCGAGTCCCGTACGGAGCTGGCGGACGTCCGCCCCGGCCCGCTCGGCACCCTCGACGTCTACGTCTTCGCCGACGGCACGACCCTGTGCATGACCCCCGGCCACCGTGAGACCGCGCAGCGGCTCGCCGCCGCCCTGACGGCGGGAGAGGCCCCGGTCCTGCTCGGCGGCTCCGGTGTCTCGGGCGCGTACGCCCTGACCTTCTCGTTCGGCGAGGAGAGCGTCTACATCCTGGCGGACCGCGTCATAGCGTCGCTGTAGCGTCCGCCCCGAGGGGGGAACCGCACGGCATCCCGCGCGCCGGAGCCGGCCGAGAGGATCAGACCCCGGCGCGTTTCTGTGCCTCGGCCACGAGCGTGACCGCTTCCGCCAGTTCCTCCTCGTTCTTCAGTACGAGGGCCAAGTCGTGCGCGGCGACCGTGATTTGGTCGGCGGCGGCGAACATCCCGGCGTCGGGCATCTCCCGGGGCTCGCCCGACGGGTCCTCGACCCGCTGGGCGCGCAGCGCGAACTCCCTGGCCAGCCCCAGTGCCTCCGCCGCGGCACTGCGTTGCAGGCGGCTCTGCGGGGCGGCCCGCAACCGGTCGGCGAAGTGGTCCACGGCTCGGCTCAACGGCGTCGTATCCAGCACGCCGCGAGACTACGCGCAGCGGCGGGACTGTTGCCAACAACCCAACCCTCAGGCACGGTGGCGTGAAGGACCGGCTTACATCCCCTTTGCGTTCGGAGGCGCCGATGTCCCAAGTCTTCTCCGCGGAGACCCATCGCAACCTGCTCGCCCGCATCCCCCATTGCACCGGTCGTGAGATCTCCGACTGGCTTCGCACCGTCGAGGAAGGCCCCGCCCTCTTCCGTTTCGAGGAGAAGGTCAGCTGGCTCCGCGCCGAGCACGACCTCGCGTACGGCCACGCCAAGGCGATCATTCACGAGTACGACCTGAGGAGGGCCGCGCGCAAACTGCTGTGAGCGCGCACCACCGAGACGACCGGTACCCGACGACGGCCGGTATCCGACGACGATCCGGCACCCGATGACGAAGGGCCCGCGAACTGGTGGTTCGCGGGCCCTTCAGGTCACCTGACGGCCTGTCCGGCCGTCGGCGTCACTAGTCTCTGCCGCTGAAGATGGCGACCAGCCGCAGCATCTCGACGTAGATCCACACGAGGGTCATGGTCAGGCCGAACGCGGCCAGCCATGCCTCTTCCTTCGGCGCACCGTAGGTGATGCCGTCCTCGATCTGCTTGAAGTCGAGGGTCAGGAAGAACGCGCCGATCAGGATCGCGAGGATGCCGACGATCGCGCCCAGCGGGCCGCTGCTGCGCAGTCCGCCGTCCGGGGCGACACCGAAGACGACCAGGAGCAGGTTCACCGCCATGACGGCGACGAAGGCGATGGCGATGGTCAGGCCGATACGCGCGTACCGGGCGGTGACCCGGATCCAGCCCGCCTTGTAGACGAGCAGGGTGGCGCCGGTGACCGCCATGGTGCCGAGCACGGCCTGGAAGGGCGCGCCGTGCCAAACCGAGTTGTACATCTCGCTGATGACACCGAGGAAGACGCCCTCGAAGGCGGCGTACCCGATGATCAGCGCGGGGGTGGCGGCGCGCTTGAAGGACTGCACCATCGCGAGTACGAAGGCGACCAGCCCGGAGCCGATGGCCAGGCCGTAGCTCGTGCTGGAGACCGGCAGCAGCGCCCAGGCCAGGACGGCACCGACGACGACGGTGCCGAGCGTCATGGCCGAACGCATGACGACGTCGTCCATCGTCATGCGGCCGGTGGTGACCGGGGCCTGCGGCGGAGCGCCCTGCTGGAGGCCCTGCTGTGCGTAGGGGTTCTGCGCGTAGGGGTTGCCGCCCTGCTGGGCGTACGGGTTCCCCTGCGTGCCGACAGCGGGTCCCCCGGCCTGCGGCGCCGCGTTGAAGCCCGCGTAGCCGTTGTCGCGGCTGAACCCCCGTCGCGAGAAGACCGGGTTACTGCTCCTCATTTCACTCCTCCATGGCCACCCTCGTGGCCTTGGCTCAAGAGTAATAGGTAGGCAAAGGAATGACCCTAGTGCTTGGGGAGGATCTTTCCCTCGTTGTGCCACCGTACGCGTGTGTCCCCTGGCACGCCCGTACTGGTACGAAGCCGTGACACCCGCTTCCGGGAAACGGCTTCACGGGGCACATGCCCTCTCAAGCCGCCTTGATCACCCGCTATTCCCGTTGTTCGCCGAGAGGAAAGCCCGTGTACCCCTCCGCGAGGTCCGCCGCGGCCGCGCGCGAGCTCGCGATCCGCTCCAGGCGGGCCCGCTGGACACGGTCCTCGAAGGGCGTCGCGGCGGGGTCGCGGTGCAGCAGGGCTGTCATGTCGTACGAGAACCGCTCGGCCTGCCAGACCCGGCGCAGACAGGTCTCGGAGTAGGCGTCGAGCCGCTCCGCCGATCCGGTGTCCCCGAGGTGGATCAGGGCGCGGGCGAAGGTGACGACGTCGCCGACGGCGAGATTGAGGCCCTTGGCGCCGGTCGGCGGCACGATGTGGGCGGCGTCCCCGGCGAGGAAGAGCCGGCCGTGCCGCATCGGCTCGTGGACGTAACTCCTCATGGGTGTCACGGACTTGGAGGTGATGGGGCCGCGCCGCAGCCGCCAGTCACCGGCGGTCTCCAGACGCCGTTCCAGCTCGTCCCAGATCGCCTCGTCGCTCCACTCCGCCGCGTCCGTGCCCTCGGGCACCTGGAGGTAGAGGCGGGAGACGGTGGGCGAGCGCATGCTGAGCAGGGCGAAGCCGCGGTCGTGGCGGGCGTAGACGAGCTCGTCGTGCGAGGGCGCGACGTCGGCGAGGATGCCGAGCCAGCCGAAGGGGTAGGAGCGTTCGAAGGTGCGGGAGAGCGCGGCGGGCACGGCCCGGCGGGCGACGCCCCGGAAGCCGTCGCAGCCGACGACGTAGTCGCACTCCAGCACGTCCTCGCGCCCCTGGTGCCGGAACCGCACCCGGGGCCGGTCGCTCTCGGCCCCCTCGACGGCCAGCGCCTCGGCCTCGAAGAGCAGCGGCCCGCCCTCCGCGATCTGGAGCGCGACGAGGTCCTTGCACACCTCGGTCTGCGCGTACACCATCACCGAGCGCCCGCCGGTGAGCGCCGGGAAGTCGATCCGCTGCCGCTTCCCCCCGTACCGCAGCTCGATCCCGTCGTGCCGCAGCCCCTCCCGGTCCATCCGCTCGCCGGCCCCGGCGGCCCGCAGCACGTCCACGGTCCCCTGTTCCAGGATCCCGGCCCGCTGCCGCTGCTCCACATAGGCCCGGTCCCGGCTCTCCAGGACCACGGACTCGATCCCGGCACGGTGCAGCAGCCGGGCCAGCAGCAGCCCGGCGGGCCCGGCTCCGACGATCCCGACGGTGGTCCGCATCGGCATACCCGCACCTTCTCTCGCTGTTCGCGAAGTGAACTTTCCTTCACCTCACCGCGAGTCTCCGCCGCCACGGAACCGATGTCAACGGGCGCCGGGCCTACCGGCATGAGGGATCGGCACTGAACGCGGTACGCGAGCCTCGTCGGCCGGCCCACCCGCAAGGGCACCTGACCAGACGAAGGACCGGCCGCGACGGAACGAGGGCGGGACGGCCTCTGGAAGCCCGTCACCAACGGGAGGACGTGAGCCGCGCGGGGACCGAGGGGCCGCAACCCGAAAGGTCGCGAGGCGCCACCGGATGCTTGCGGAAGCCTCACCCGAAGGATCCCCGGGTGAGGCCGCGTGCCCGGAACCGGACTTGAACCGGTACGCCCGCGAGGGGCAGCGAGGTTTAAGCTCGCCGTGTCTGCATTCCACCATCCGGGCAGATCATGGGCTCCGCATCGAGGTTCCGAGCCTATCGGGGCGCGTCACCCGAACAGCGGGCGTGCGTACCGACGTTGT includes:
- a CDS encoding DUF4287 domain-containing protein encodes the protein MSQVFSAETHRNLLARIPHCTGREISDWLRTVEEGPALFRFEEKVSWLRAEHDLAYGHAKAIIHEYDLRRAARKLL
- a CDS encoding 4-hydroxybenzoate 3-monooxygenase, which encodes MRTTVGIVGAGPAGLLLARLLHRAGIESVVLESRDRAYVEQRQRAGILEQGTVDVLRAAGAGERMDREGLRHDGIELRYGGKRQRIDFPALTGGRSVMVYAQTEVCKDLVALQIAEGGPLLFEAEALAVEGAESDRPRVRFRHQGREDVLECDYVVGCDGFRGVARRAVPAALSRTFERSYPFGWLGILADVAPSHDELVYARHDRGFALLSMRSPTVSRLYLQVPEGTDAAEWSDEAIWDELERRLETAGDWRLRRGPITSKSVTPMRSYVHEPMRHGRLFLAGDAAHIVPPTGAKGLNLAVGDVVTFARALIHLGDTGSAERLDAYSETCLRRVWQAERFSYDMTALLHRDPAATPFEDRVQRARLERIASSRAAAADLAEGYTGFPLGEQRE
- a CDS encoding Bax inhibitor-1/YccA family protein, which codes for MRSSNPVFSRRGFSRDNGYAGFNAAPQAGGPAVGTQGNPYAQQGGNPYAQNPYAQQGLQQGAPPQAPVTTGRMTMDDVVMRSAMTLGTVVVGAVLAWALLPVSSTSYGLAIGSGLVAFVLAMVQSFKRAATPALIIGYAAFEGVFLGVISEMYNSVWHGAPFQAVLGTMAVTGATLLVYKAGWIRVTARYARIGLTIAIAFVAVMAVNLLLVVFGVAPDGGLRSSGPLGAIVGILAILIGAFFLTLDFKQIEDGITYGAPKEEAWLAAFGLTMTLVWIYVEMLRLVAIFSGRD